The genomic segment ATTAAATAAAGAGGTTTTAATATAGGTTTTTTCTAATGTAAATTTCAAGTCAGCTAATCGATTAATATCGTTATTTGAATATTCAGAGTCCCATGTTTGGTTGATATTTTTAAATGATATTATTTTTAAATTTTTTATTTTGACAGATTCTCCTTTTAATATATCTATTTCAAATTCTTTTTTAAGTATTTCGTTTTTTTCATTTTGAGCAGATAAATAAATTGTATTCTTTCCAGTTTTGTCAAAGCTTAAAATTATATTAACATTCTTTCCGTAATTTGATTGATTTGACTGCACAAAATTAATGTTGTTTGTAGAGGCACTATAACTTATAATATTTTTATTTGATTTTAGTTTAAAAGAAATAGGTTGGTCAACTTCTAACTTATCAGTTAAAAATTCAATTTCAATTGAAAAGTCTTCATTAATTTGTTTTTCACTTTCATTATTATCAGAGCAGGCTAAGATAAGTGTAAATAAAATGAGACTACATAATTTTAATTTTCTCATAATTTTTTCAATTTTTGCTAACGTTGATGTATAAGATTAGTTACGTGGTTTAAGCACTAAAGATAGCAAATAAATTACAGATAGAAAGTCCGGGAGGACTTTCGTAAGTAGGCTATAACTAGCAATGAATTATACACGTTGTTGTGCGTAGGCTTTTTTTTCTATTCACTATTTTATTCAGTCCGTTTTAAAGTCAGCTATTTGTTTTTCAAATTTTTCAGAGTCCTTAAAAGCGCATAAATTTCCGTCTGGGTCAAAGAATTTCGCAACTGTTCCCCAAGAATGTTCTTGATAATCAACATCCACATTTTTTTCGGTCAGTTTATCCGCCAATTTTTTCACGTTCTGAATGTTCATTCGCAAACAGGTTTTGATTCGTTCTGATTCCTTTAGTGTTCCGTCATATTCATCATCCAATTCAACCATTAAATAAGAGTTTCCGAATTCAAAACAAGTCAGATTTTCCGTTTCGAACATTTTGTTCATTCCGATTATATTTCCATAAAATTGAACGCATTTTTGGTATTCAATTGTGTATAATATTATTCCTGTTCTGTCAAATTCCATATCGTTTTTCAGCTTACGCACAACGTGTTTGTATAAGAATAGTTGCGGTTTTGTACGCGAGGAATTTCAGCATGAAATTCAGAAGTGTGCAAAATTGCAACGACCTTTGGTTAAGCTAAAAGTAGCAATTATTTTTATACTTTGTTAGCTTTAGTGCTTTTTTGTCCGTTTATTTTTTAGTCAATATTATATTTCGGTTGGCTTTTTAATTCCGCATTTTATTTTTTATTCAGCTCTACTTTCATTCCGTAAACTTGCTCAAATTCCGCAATATTTTTAGTTCAGATTTCGAGTGAGCAATTCCGCAACTTGCTGAATTCCGATTGAGTGAAATTCCACTTTTCAATTCAGTTTTCGATTCCGCAAACGAGCTAAAAAGTCAGACGCAATTCAATTCAGAGTTTGAGTGATTATTCAGCTCAATATTCCGCATTTTATTTTTAAATTCTGCTTTAAATGACTTTTGATTTAAACCTGAAATTTTCTGTTTTGCAATGCCCCGAGCATTAAAGCTAACGTTTTTGTATAAGAATAGTTGCGATTTTGTGCGTGAGGAATTTCAGCATGAAATTCAGAAGTGTGCAAAATTGCAACTACCTTTGGTTAAGCTAAAATAGCAATTATTTTTATGCGTTGTTAGCAAATGTTTTTTTTCATTCTCCTTTGTTCATTAATTAAATCCCAAAATTCAGCTTTTGAGTAAGAATTCCGTAATTTATATTTTTCATTTTCTGCTCAATTTCTCAAACTTTCTAAATTTCACGATTCCTTGAAAATTCCGCAATTTTGGTTTTTAGAGTTTGAGAAAATTCTCACGTTTTATAATTCCACATTTGAGTAAATTCCCGCGCAAAATTTTACGAGCAATCGAGTGCTCAGCATTTTGAAATTCCTTTTTTGTGATAAAACCGATTAGTTTTAATTCACTATTTTTCAGCGTTTGAGTGAGAACAATATTTGCTAACGTTTTTGTATAAGAATAGTTGCGATTTTGTACACGAGGAATTTCAGAATGAAATTCAGAAGTGTGCAAAATTGCAACTACTTTCGGCTAGGCTAAAATTAGCAATTATTTTTATACTTTGTTAGCTTTAGTGCTTTTTTGTCCGTTTATTTTTTGGTCAATATTATATTTCGGTCGGCTTTTTAATTCCGCATTTTATTTTTTATTCAGCTCTACTTTCATTCCGCAAACTTGCTCAAA from the Polaribacter cellanae genome contains:
- a CDS encoding VOC family protein, coding for MEFDRTGIILYTIEYQKCVQFYGNIIGMNKMFETENLTCFEFGNSYLMVELDDEYDGTLKESERIKTCLRMNIQNVKKLADKLTEKNVDVDYQEHSWGTVAKFFDPDGNLCAFKDSEKFEKQIADFKTD